A part of Aegilops tauschii subsp. strangulata cultivar AL8/78 chromosome 2, Aet v6.0, whole genome shotgun sequence genomic DNA contains:
- the LOC109759072 gene encoding probable amidase At4g34880, whose product MSRLLLAAAVATLVLAAGAFEIKEATLASIQLGFKNGSLTSVELVRLYLDRISRLNPLLRAVIEVNPDVLHHAARADAERRSASSIKYLAGGGLLHGVPVLLKDNITTHDALNTTAGSLALLGSVARRDAGVVRWLRLAGAVVLGKANLDEWANFRSLHGSDGWSARGGQARNPYVLSADPCGSSGGSAIAAAANMVAVTLGTKRDGSILCPASLNSVVGIKPTVGLTSRAGVIPITPRQDTIGPICRTVADAVHVLDAIVGYDARDAAATRKTSKYIPHGGYMQFLNMDGLKGKRIGVPNGFFNFPNGTVQHMVYRQHLNTMRKQGAILIENLDIDKLDITMDNLNNGQQIALPAEFKLSLNSYLLDLSYSPVRSLAEIIAFNNAHPVEEKLKEIGQIIFLAAENTTGIGAPERAAIRQLKKLSTNGLEKLMKEHKLDAIVTPNADASSVLAIGGMPGISVPAGYGKMGVPFGLCFGGLRGYEPRLIEMAYAFEQHTKVRKAPMFMP is encoded by the exons ATGTCTCGGCTACTCCTGGCGGCCGCCGTGGCCACGTTGGTGCTCGCCGCCGGAGCATTCGAGATCAAGGAGGCGACCCTGGCCAGCATCCAGCTCGGCTTCAAGAACGGCAGCCTCACCTCCGTGGAGCTCGTCCGGCTCTACCTGGACCGCATCAGCCGCCTcaacccgctcctccgcgccgtcATCGAGGTCAACCCAGACGTGCTCCACCATGCCGCTCGTGCGGACGCCGAGCGCCGCTCAGCCTCCTCCATCAAATACCTCGCTGGCGGCGGGCTCCTGCACGGCGTCCCTGTCCTCCTCAAGGATAACATCACCACGCACGACGCGCTCAACACCACGGCCGGCTCCTTGGCGCTGCTGGGGTCCGTGGCGAGGCGGGACGCCGGCGTGGTGCGCTGGCTCCGCCTGGCCGGCGCGGTGGTGCTCGGCAAGGCCAACCTGGACGAGTGGGCCAACTTCCGCAGCCTGCATGGCTCAGACGGCTGGAGCGCGCGCGGCGGCCAGGCCCGG AATCCGTACGTGCTCTCGGCTGATCCGTGCGGGTCGAGCGGGGGTTCGGCTATCGCCGCGGCGGCAAACATGGTCGCGGTGACGCTGGGAACGAAGAGGGACGGCTCCATACTCTGCCCGGCGTCGCTGAACTCGGTGGTGGGGATCAAACCGACGGTGGGGTTGACCAGCCGAGCCGGAGTCATCCCCATCACACCACGGCAAGACACGATCGG ACCTATTTGCCGCACGGTGGCAGATGCAGTCCATGTGTTGGACGCCATTGTTGGCTACGATGCTCGGGATGCAGCAGCCACGAGGAAAACTTCCAAATACATTCCCCATGGCGGGTATATGCAGTTCTTGAACATGGACGGATTAAAGGGGAAGAGAATCGGTGTCCCCAACGGCTTCTTCAACTTCCCGAATGGGACTGTGCAGCACATGGTTTACCGGCAACATCTCAACACAATGAG GAAACAAGGAGCTATTCTTATTGAGAACCTGGACATAGACAAGTTAGATATCACAATGGATAACCTTAACAATGGGCAACAGATTGCATTACCAGCAGAGTTCAAGTTAAGCCTCAACTCTTACCTATTAGACTTATCCTACTCCCCAGTTCGATCACTTGCAGAGATCATAGCTTTCAACAATGCACATCCGGTTGAG GAGAAGCTGAAAGAAATCGGGCAGATCATCTTCCTAGCAGCCGAGAACACGACTGGTATTGGTGCTCCAGAGAGAGCAGCGATCCGTCAGCTTAAGAAGTTGTCTACCAATGGGTTGGAGAAGTTGATGAAGGAGCACAAGCTAGATGCCATCGTGACGCCCAACGCTGATGCATCCTCGGTGCTCGCCATCGGTGGCATGCCGGGCATCTCCGTGCCAGCCGGGTATGGCAAGATGGGGGTGCCATTTGGTCTCTGCTTTGGTGGGTTGAGGGGGTACGAGCCGAGGTTGATCGAGATGGCCTACGCATTCGAGCAACACACCAAGGTCAGGAAAGCTCCCATGTTCATGCCATAG
- the LOC141040606 gene encoding uncharacterized protein, with amino-acid sequence MVRKADHNSPDWRFTGFYGAPRSEDRHHSWRCLRTLHAIQHQAWLCVGDFNETLYGTEHFSRSPRPESQMRAFREVLDDCAMQDLGYSGVPYTWDNRQAGSANVKARIDRGVANSEFLQHFELARVRHISAIESDHCFVFVETRVSVDRRGPRQFRYENVWQSHVDYDRIVADLWRKNHSGQGLASISATLQCMQVELGTWGAREFGCLAKTVKKLQKKLELLRAQTVGRGPSNEEKATVIKLREALRQEEVWMRQRSRVPWLREGDINTKYYQAQAAQRKRMNRLSHLQREDGSVCAMDEDDKAEVQSFYQELYTSQGYNPMDTLLQYVPERVSWTSRMWLTR; translated from the coding sequence ATGGTCCGGAAAGCTGATCATAACTCTCCTGATTGGAGATTTACGGGGTTCTATGGAGCCCCGCGGAGTGAGGACAGACATCATAGCTGGCGGTGTCTCCGCACTCTACATGCCATTCAACATCAAGCATGGTTGTGTGTGGGGGATTTCAACGAAACGTTGTATGGAACAGAGCACTTCAGTCGATCACCTAGACCAGAGAGTCAAATGCGTGCATTTCGGGAGGTGTTGGATGATTGTGCCATGCAGGATTTGGGTTATTCAGGTGTACCTTACACTTGGGATAACAGACAGGCGGGTTCTGCTAATGTAAAAGCTAGGATCGATCGAGGTGTAGCTAATTCTGAATTCTTGCAGCACTTTGAGCTAGCCCGTGTACGTCACATAAGTGCTATAGAATCAGATCATTGCTTTGTGTTTGTGGAGACTCGAGTTTCAGTTGATAGAAGAGGTCCACGTCAGTTTCGTTATGAGAACGTGTGGCAATCCCATGTTGATTATGATAGAATTGTTGCAGATTTGTGGCGCAAAAATCATTCAGGACAGGGACTTGCTTCGATCTCAGCCACTTTGCAGTGCATGCAAGTGGAGCTGGGTACATGGGGGGCACGTGAGTTTGGGTGCTTGGCGAAAACAGTTAAAAAACTTCAGAAAAAGCTCGAGCTGCTGCGTGCACAAACAGTCGGAAGGGGGCCGTCTAATGAAGAGAAGGCTACTGTAATTAAGCTTCGCGAAGCACTTCGTCAGGAAGAAGTGTGGATGCGACAGCGATCACGAGTTCCTTGGCTGCGTGAAGGCGACATAAATACGAAGTATTATCAGGCTCAAGCAGCTCAGCGGAAGAGAATGAATCGGCTCTCACATCTTCAGCGTGAGGACGGTTCTGTTTGTGCAATGGATGAAGATGACAAAGCCGAGGTTCAGTCGTTTTATCAAGAGTTGTATACTTCCCAAGGATATAATCCTATGGATACACTACTGCAGTACGTCCCGGAAAGGGTGTCCTGGACAAGCCGTATGTGGCTGACGAGGTGA
- the LOC141040607 gene encoding uncharacterized protein: protein MAPSKAPGVDGFTAGFFQRHWELIQGDLVPAILDFVNGGELPPGFNDTSITLIPKVRHPQSIKQYRPISLCPVPYKIAAKMITNRLREWMDTVVGEDQSAFILGRLITDNVLVAFESVHAMRRRKKGKNYSCAVKLDMMKAYDRVEWHYLEAIMVKLGFSLNFVLLIMKCVSSVRFTVRVNGELLPYFIPSRGFRQGDPVSPFLFLLCAEGLTSLLKFYGGAHVDRGIRVSFRVPWVNHLLFADDCLIFISATTESAERLNQILLIYASCSGQAVNREKSAIFFSPNTPSARRVEVKQVLQIFVEAFTERYLGLPTAVGRITSGTFEQMGERARSKMYGWAERLLACAGRETLLKSIIQAIPTFSMSCFRLTKKVCKNLTSCMARFWWSGSLDRRSMHWVSWDELASPKASGGMGFRELQLFNLALLRKHGWRFITNPDSLCARVMKGRYFPDGEFMQASMPRASSAVWRAIVAGREALQTGLLRRVGNGQSISIWEDKWIPGLDSLIPSVMPGGTTLATVSELIDVENWTWHRELIRNVFIPPEADAILNIPLQHGGGEDFIAWAHEKNGNYSVKSAYHALVTRNERLALEEGTVLSTSQTDGQMWKRLWKLNVLPKVRVFWWRVVRHILPDECTLRRRHIQQLGRCKVCFAMDEDLMHALVHCSHAKMFWAEAYSWLGVVRPCLHPGTWSRDILCDDKYTDVQRSQMISVMWAIWQSRNRITHDGDRLDPVTTIQRIKEDLAVLEIPRSCASVLPGHGWRPPDPGVIKVNTDAAMCMDTDKCGAGGVARSNTSLLGAWSKPHHGVTDPFIGETLALRDGVIFAKLRGFSHVIMETDCLEVVNLWNSRHNSRSVVAPVLVEIGELASSFDYFCIQHVMRSANVPAHLCAKRASTLTVTESWTDDRPTFLLTSLLADDARSCQHKRGSADAYLILQGDKEDGMEPPAVEDDEGEQCCPSSVEDDGKEMTVA from the exons ATGGCGCCGTCCAAAGCTCCGGGAGTCGATGGATTTACAGCGGGTTTTTTCCAGAGGCATTGGGAACTAATTCAGGGTGATCTTGTTCCAGCCATATTGGATTTTGTTAATGGAGGGGAGCTTCCACCGGGGTTTAATGATACTTCAATCACGTTAATACCGAAGGTACGCCATCCCCAGTCCATTAAGCAGTATCGTCCCATCTCGTTGTGTCCGGTGCCATATAAGATTGCTGCCAAAATGATTACAAACCGGCTTAGAGAATGGATGGACACAGTAGTGGGAGAGGATCAAAGTGCTTTTATCCTCGGTCGCTTGATAACTGACAATGTGCTTGTTGCATTCGAGAGTGTTCAtgcgatgaggaggaggaagaaaggaaaAAATTACTCGTGTGCAGTAAAGTTGGACATGATGAAAGCTTACGACCGTGTAGAATGGCATTATCTGGAAGCAATCATGGTCAAACTTGGTTTCAGTTTGAATTTTGTTCTTCTAATCATGAAATGTGTTTCTTCGGTCAGGTTCACAGTTCGTGTCAACGGCGAGTTACTACCATATTTCATTCCCTCGAGGGGTTTTCGGCAAGGGGACCCTGTGTCGCCCTTTCTGTTTCTACTCTGTGCTGAAGGACTTACATCTCTACTCAAGTTTTATGGAGGGGCACATGTTGATAGAGGGATCCGTGTTTCCTTCCGAGTGCCATGGGTAAATCATTTATTGTTTGCTGATGATTGCCTCATCTTTATCAGTGCAACAACAGAGAGTGCAGAAAGACTGAACCAAATTTTGCTCATTTATGCCTCATGCTCTGGGCAGGCAGTTAATCGTGAAAAAAGTGCAATTTTCTTCTCCCCTAATACTCCATCAGCCAGGAGGGTGGAGGTTAAACAAGTTCTACAGATTTTCGTGGAAGCGTTCACAGAGAGATATTTGGGTCTCCCTACTGCAGTTGGGAGGATCACCAGCGGAACTTTTGAACAAATGGGGGAGAGAGCAAGGAGTAAGATGTATGGTTGGGCGGAGCGCTTGCTAGCTTGTGCTGGGAGAGAGACACTTTTGAAATCTATCATTCAAGCCATCCCCACGTTTAGCATGAGTTGTTTTCGTCTGACTAAGAAGGTTTGTAAGAATTTGACGTCTTGCATGGCGAGATTTTGGTGGAGTGGATCTCTTGATAGACGGTCGATGCACTGGGTATCTTGGGATGAACTTGCATCCCCAAAAGCTTCAGGTGGAATGGGGTTTCGTGAGCTACAACTCTTCAACTTGGCTCTTCTAAGGAAACATGGATGGCGATTCATAACTAATCCAGATTC cctaTGTGCCCGTGTCATGAAAGGCCGTTATTTCCCTGATGGTGAGTTCATGCAGGCTTCGATGCCGCGAGCCTCATCGGCTGTTTGGCGGGCAATCGTTGCAGGTCGGGAGGCGCTGCAGACGGGGCTGTTGAGACGAGTTGGTAATGGCCAGAGTATATCCATTTGGGAAGATAAGTGGATCCCTGGTCTTGACTCTTTGATTCCGTCGGTGATGCCGGGAGGTACTACACTGGCTACTGTGAGTGAGTTGATTGATGTCGAAAATTGGACTTGGCACCGGGAACTGATACGGAATGTTTTTATCCCTCCGGAGGCTGATGCTATTCTCAACATACCACTACAACATGGGGGTGGAGAGGATTTTATTGCTTGGGCTCATGAAAAGAATGGCAACTACTCTGTCAAATCTGCGTACCATGCTCTCGTGACTCGCAACGAGCGTTTAGCTCTAGAGGAAGGGACGGTTCTTAGCACTTCACAGACTGATGGACAGATGTGGAAGCGTCTTTGGAAGCTCAATGTGCTGCCTAAAGTTCGGGTATTCTGGTGGAGAGTTGTTCGACATATTCTTCCGGATGAATGTACCTTACGGCGTAGGCATATACAACAACTTGGCAGATGCAAAGTTTGTTTTGCTATGGACGAGGATTTAATGCACGCTCTAGTGCATTGCTCGCACGCAAAGATGTTCTGGGCGGAGGCTTATTCATGGCTGGGTGTAGTCCGGCCATGTCTTCACCCAGGAACTTGGTCGCGAGACATATTGTGTGATGATAAATACACGGATGTACAGAGATCGCAGATGATTTCCGTTATGTGGGCGATATGGCAGTCCAGGAATAGAATTACACATGATGGTGACAGACTCGATCCGGTTACAACGATTCAGCGCATcaaggaagacttggctgtcttGGAGATACCGCGGTCGTGTGCGTCAGTGCTGCCAGGCCATGGGTGGAGACCCCCTGATCCAGGCGTAATAAAGGTTAACACTGATGCGGCAATGTGTATGGACACGGACAAATGTGGTGCGGGAGGAGTTGCTCGCTCCAACACCAGTTTGCTGGGTGCATGGTCAAAACCCCACCATGGGGTCACGGATCCTTTCATCGGTGAGACACTAGCATTGAGAGATGGAGTCATCTTTGCCAAGCTTCGTGGTTTCTCTCATGTGATAATGGAAACCGATTGCCTAGAGGTGGTGAACCTCTGGAATTCTCGCCACAATAGTCGGTCTGTTGTGGCACCGGTACTAGTAGAAATTGGAGAGCTAGCTTCCTCTTTTGATTATTTTTGTATACAACATGTAATGAGGTCAGCCAATGTACCGGCCCATCTTTGTGCAAAGCGAGCTAGCACATTGACAGTCACCGAAAGTTGGACTGATGATAGACCAACCTTCCTGCTCACTAGCCTTTTGGCTGATGATGCTAGGAGTTG TCAGCACAAGAGGGGCAGCGCCGATGCGTATCTCATCCTGCAGGGGGACAAGGAGGATGGGATGGAGCCTCCTGCAGTCGAGGACGACGAAGGGGAGCAGTGCTGCCCCTCCTCAGTGGAGGACGATGGCAAGGAGATGACGGTGGCGTGA